Proteins from a single region of Oscillatoria sp. FACHB-1406:
- a CDS encoding class I SAM-dependent methyltransferase, with amino-acid sequence MNDLELFRKKQKFFDRWAPNYDFLLTTVFYQAIHKRLLDCIELPESAEVLDLGCGTGKLLSRLAKNYPSLQGIGLDLSAEMLDRARRNNEETRIRYLQSNAESLPFEDEQFDAVFNTISLLHYPHPERVLAEVRRVLKSGGRYYLADFSMGELLPQLLITPGSVRFYSREQREQLGEDADLRCLGHQPLLGPVLLSSFERE; translated from the coding sequence ATGAACGATTTGGAACTGTTTAGGAAGAAACAAAAATTCTTCGATCGCTGGGCCCCTAACTACGATTTTCTACTCACAACCGTCTTTTATCAAGCCATCCACAAGCGCTTGCTCGATTGCATCGAACTGCCCGAATCTGCCGAAGTTCTCGATTTAGGCTGCGGAACGGGAAAACTTCTCTCTCGTTTGGCAAAAAATTATCCCAGCTTGCAAGGAATTGGTTTGGACTTATCGGCAGAAATGCTCGATCGAGCGCGGCGAAACAATGAAGAAACTCGCATCCGTTATCTTCAAAGCAATGCAGAATCGTTGCCCTTTGAGGACGAACAATTCGATGCAGTTTTCAATACCATCAGTTTGTTGCATTATCCTCATCCAGAACGAGTTTTAGCTGAGGTGCGGCGAGTTTTAAAATCGGGCGGGCGGTATTATTTAGCCGATTTCTCGATGGGTGAACTTTTGCCGCAATTGCTAATTACGCCGGGAAGCGTGCGGTTTTATAGTCGCGAACAGCGCGAACAATTGGGAGAAGATGCGGATTTGCGGTGTTTGGGACATCAACCTTTACTAGGCCCAGTTCTTTTGAGTAGTTTTGAGAGAGAATGA
- a CDS encoding SRPBCC family protein, with protein MLHFHYSSTINAPVATVWEFHERSDILQILTPPWQPVRVVRRQGGLGVGAVSEFWLWLGPIPIPWIARHTACEPYRFFIDIQEKGPMVSWVHRHDFVEKNGNTDLTDSINYELPGGFWGEALLGWLVNIQLQAMFRYRHEVTQRECDRAARNHEISNL; from the coding sequence GTGCTTCACTTTCACTACTCCTCCACCATCAATGCGCCCGTTGCAACTGTTTGGGAATTTCACGAACGTTCCGATATTTTGCAAATTTTGACTCCTCCTTGGCAACCCGTCCGCGTCGTTCGTCGTCAAGGCGGTTTAGGGGTGGGCGCGGTATCGGAATTTTGGTTATGGCTAGGCCCAATCCCGATTCCTTGGATTGCAAGACATACTGCTTGCGAACCCTATCGATTCTTTATTGATATACAGGAAAAAGGACCGATGGTTTCTTGGGTACATCGTCATGATTTTGTTGAAAAAAATGGCAATACGGACTTGACAGATAGCATTAATTATGAGTTACCTGGCGGCTTTTGGGGCGAAGCGTTATTGGGTTGGCTGGTGAATATACAGTTGCAAGCAATGTTCCGCTACCGGCACGAAGTAACGCAACGAGAATGCGATCGCGCCGCCCGCAATCATGAAATTTCAAACCTATGA
- a CDS encoding CPXCG motif-containing cysteine-rich protein: MENTAEYYCAFCGETNSTFVDLSAGLEQSYIEDCQVCCRPNILYVRIDEETLEIEIDTDYQE; encoded by the coding sequence ATGGAAAATACGGCTGAATATTATTGTGCATTTTGCGGCGAAACGAATTCGACTTTTGTCGATCTGAGTGCAGGACTCGAACAATCCTATATTGAAGATTGTCAAGTTTGCTGCCGACCCAATATTTTATACGTGCGGATCGATGAAGAGACGCTCGAAATAGAAATTGATACCGACTACCAAGAATAA
- the rimP gene encoding ribosome maturation factor RimP, with the protein MTHPLIPKILEIATPIAEQLGLEVVGAVFQTNKKPPVLRVDVRNLQTDTGLDDCEKMSRALEEQLDATQAIPDAYVLEISSPGTSRQLLSDREFIAFKGFPILIKTYSPYQGQKEWRGLLQGRDEQAVYLNQKGRAMALPRDAIAKVQLDDNP; encoded by the coding sequence ATGACTCATCCGTTAATTCCCAAGATTCTCGAAATCGCAACGCCCATCGCCGAACAGTTGGGTTTAGAGGTTGTTGGGGCAGTGTTTCAGACTAACAAAAAGCCCCCCGTGCTGCGCGTGGACGTGCGAAATCTCCAAACCGATACAGGTTTGGACGATTGCGAAAAAATGAGTCGGGCGCTAGAAGAACAACTGGATGCAACTCAAGCGATCCCCGATGCTTATGTTTTAGAAATTTCGAGTCCTGGTACTTCTCGCCAGCTACTGAGCGATCGCGAATTTATTGCCTTTAAGGGATTTCCCATCCTCATCAAAACCTATAGCCCCTACCAAGGGCAAAAAGAATGGCGAGGACTCTTACAAGGGCGCGACGAACAAGCGGTTTATCTCAATCAAAAAGGGCGCGCGATGGCACTCCCCCGAGACGCGATCGCAAAAGTACAACTTGACGACAACCCTTGA